ACGCGCCGGCCTAGCGTCGTGGGCATGAGGCGGGTGCTGATCGTCGGCCACCCCGGCGCGCTGGGCATGGAGCTGCTGGGTGTGCACGACATCCTGCAGTCCGCCAACGAACTGGCCCGCCGCGCCGGCACACCGGAGCCCTACCGGGTGGAACTCGCCACGCTCGACGGGTCGGACATCACGCTGTGGACGGGCCTGCGCCTGGGCCCGGCGCGCAATCTGCGCACCACCCGGATCGACATCGACACGCTCATCGTCATCGGTGGACCGTCCGCTCATGAGGTGTGCGCCGATCCCGTTCTGGCCGCCGCGGTGCGCCGCGTCGCCGGCCGGGCCCGCCGGACGGTCAGCATCTGCACCGGATCGTTCATCCTGGCCGCGGCCGGCGTGCTGGACGGGCGCCGCGCGACCACGCACTGGACCATGACCGACGAGTTCGCCCGCCGCTACCCCCGCATCGAGGTCGACCCGGACCGGATCTTCGTGCAGGACGGGAACGTCTGGACCTCCGCCGGTGTGACGTCCGGGTTCGATCTGCTGCTGTCCCTGGTCGAGTCCGACATCGGGCCGGAGGCGGCGCGCACCATCGCGCAGATCCTGGTGCTGTATCTGCGCCGCACCGGCAACCAGACGCAGTTCTCCACCCAACTGGCCAACCCATTGCCGACCCGCGAGCCGATGCGCGAACTGCAGCAGTACATCCTGGCCAACCCCGCCGTCGACCTCAGCCTGGCCGCCCTGGCCGAACGGATGACCATGAGCCAGCGCCACTTCGCCCGGGTGTTCACCGCCGAATTCGCCCTGTCGCCCGGCCGGTACGTGGAGAAGGTGCGCCTGGAGACCGCGCGCCGACTGCTGGAATCGGACTGCCGTGACCTCTCCGCCGCCGCCCGCGCCGCCGGGTACGGCAACCCACAGGCGATGCGCCGGGCCTTCACCCTCGCCCTGGGCATCAGCCCGACCGAGTACCGTCGCCGGTTCGGCGACACCCCTGCCCCGCTTCACCTCGCCGTCTGACGCTGGGTCAGACCGGATCGGAAGGTACTGCCGTGAAGACTGTCGGTGCGTTCATCTTCGACCAGATGACCATGCTCGACGTACTCGCTCCGCACCAACTGCTCGGCATCCACCCGGAGTTCCAGGTGGTCACCATCGCGGCCACACCGGACCCGATCATCACCGACACCGGTCTGAAGATCGTGCCGGACTACAGCGTCCACAACGCGCCGGACATCGACGTGCTACTCACCGGCGGCGCGGGCGACATGGTGGGACCGCTGTCCAACCCCGCCGTCATCGACTGGTTCCGCAAAGCCGGTGAGCAGGCGGAGTGGGTCACCTCGGTGTGCAGCGGATCCCTGCTCCTCGCCGAGGCCGGATTGTTGGACGGCTATCGCGCCGCGACGCACTGGGCCTACCTGCCCTTCCTCGCGCACTACCCGCAGGTCACGGCGAGCGACGAACGCGTGGTGCGCGACCGCAACCGCATCACCGCCGGCGGCGTCACCTCCGGCATCGACTTCGCCCTCACCTTCCTCACCGAGGCATGCGGTCCCGAGTCCGCCGCGATGATCCAGCTGATCACCCAGTACGAACCGATGCCGCACGGCCCGAACGGACATCCGCGTACCGCCGCGCCAGAAGTGGTGGCGGCCGTGACCGAGCGGTTCGAGCCGCTCGCCGCCGGGTTGGTCGCGTTCTACGCGGCGAAGGCGACGTAGCGGGCAGGCGGGTTGCGGGTGGGCATGCGAGGCTGGGC
This genomic window from Sporichthyaceae bacterium contains:
- a CDS encoding DJ-1/PfpI family protein; protein product: MRRVLIVGHPGALGMELLGVHDILQSANELARRAGTPEPYRVELATLDGSDITLWTGLRLGPARNLRTTRIDIDTLIVIGGPSAHEVCADPVLAAAVRRVAGRARRTVSICTGSFILAAAGVLDGRRATTHWTMTDEFARRYPRIEVDPDRIFVQDGNVWTSAGVTSGFDLLLSLVESDIGPEAARTIAQILVLYLRRTGNQTQFSTQLANPLPTREPMRELQQYILANPAVDLSLAALAERMTMSQRHFARVFTAEFALSPGRYVEKVRLETARRLLESDCRDLSAAARAAGYGNPQAMRRAFTLALGISPTEYRRRFGDTPAPLHLAV
- a CDS encoding DJ-1/PfpI family protein, with amino-acid sequence MKTVGAFIFDQMTMLDVLAPHQLLGIHPEFQVVTIAATPDPIITDTGLKIVPDYSVHNAPDIDVLLTGGAGDMVGPLSNPAVIDWFRKAGEQAEWVTSVCSGSLLLAEAGLLDGYRAATHWAYLPFLAHYPQVTASDERVVRDRNRITAGGVTSGIDFALTFLTEACGPESAAMIQLITQYEPMPHGPNGHPRTAAPEVVAAVTERFEPLAAGLVAFYAAKAT